In a single window of the Oryctolagus cuniculus chromosome 9, mOryCun1.1, whole genome shotgun sequence genome:
- the LOC100347021 gene encoding taste receptor type 2 member 19-like translates to MVVEFLRVKKITENSEIRYDGEFKVTVLKESPPMILSMHFFFFIPDMTSLSSSILSILVMAEFVVGNFANVFIALVNCINWAKTQKISTVDGILTALAVSRIGMLWMILLNWYSTVFNPALHSSELRIIVSNTWTVTNHFSIWLAASLSVFYLLKIANFSNLTFLYLKKRIKSVVMEITLVNFVFLVCHLAVLNIGQIFQREELEGNATWKIKSRGIVQLSSMTVFTLVNLIPFTMSLICLLLLICSLCKHLRNMQLHSRGSQDSSTQVHVKAVQTVLSFLLLSAMYFLALIVSYWSSGKSLSKLSHMFCQSIGIIYPANHSFVLIWGNKKLKQNFHSLLWQVRCWVRGQIS, encoded by the coding sequence ATGGTCGTAGAATTTTTAAGGGTCAAGAAAATCACTGAAAATTCAGAAATCAGGTATGATGGAGAGTTTAAGGTCACGGTACTGAAAGAGTCACCACCAATGATATTAAGcatgcacttttttttctttattccagACATGACAAGTTTGTCATCGAGCATCCTTTCCATCCTAGTAATGGCAGAATTTGTTGTTGGAAATTTTGCCAATGTCTTCATAGCTCTGGTGAACTGCATTAACTGGGCCAAGACTCAAAAGATCTCCACTGTTGATGGGATTCTTACTGCTCTGGCTGTCTCCAGAATTGGTATGCTCTGGATGATCCTATTAAACTGGTATTCAACTGTATTTAATCCAGCCTTACATTCATCAGAGCTGAGAATTATAGTCAGTAATACTTGGACAGTAACCAACCACTTTAGCATTTGGCTTGCTGCTAGCCTCAGCGTATTTTATTTGCTAAAGATAGCCAATTTCTCCAACCTTACTTTTCTTTACCTGAAGAAGAGGATTAAGAGTGTCGTCATGGAGATAACGCTGGTGAATTTTGTCTTTTTGGTTTGTCATCTTGCTGTGCTAAACATAGGCCAGATTTTTCAGAGAGAAGAATTAGAAGGAAATGCAACTTGGAAGATTAAGTCGAGGGGCATTGTCCAGCTTTCAAGTATGACTGTATTCACACTTGTAAATCTCATACCCTTTACTATGTCACTGATATGCCTCCTGCTGTTAATCTGTTCCTTATGTAAACACCTCAGGAATATGCAGCTCCACAGCCGAGGATCTCAGGACTCCAGCACCCAGGTCCATGTAAAAGCTGTGCAAACTGTGCTCTCCTTCCTCTTGCTGTCTGCCATGTACTTCCTTGCTCTAATCGTATCATATTGGAGTTCTGGTAAATCACTGAGTAAACTCAGCCACATGTTTTGTCAGTCCATTGGGATCATCTATCCTGCAAACCATTCCTTTGTCCTGATTTGGGGGAACAAGAAGCTAAAGCAGAACTTTCATTCACTTTTATGGCAGGTGAGGTGCTGGGTGAGAGGACAGATATCCTGA